The Dehalococcoidia bacterium genome contains a region encoding:
- the pheS gene encoding phenylalanine--tRNA ligase subunit alpha produces MLQKLTEINSSAIDELRSLSDLKGLEAWRVRYLGKKSELTQLLRGVASLSMDKRKVIGASANELRATLERHYSEKKDAIKERAFQDVEMAAKGKKDVSLPGRPIPLGRLHPTTQMVRQICDIFTSLGFQVVEGPEVEWDYYNFEALNIPPDHPAHDMFATFWIDTEPDQRPMLLRTHTSPMQIRVMEQMRPPVRVVVPGKVYRYEATDATHESMFYQIEGLAVDENITFSDLKGTLYEFAKRLFGEERRVRFRCDYFPFVEPGVEMAIDCMACGGSGCRLCSGTGWIEILGAGMVHPDVLRRVHYDPEVYTGFAFGLGLERIPMLRYGIDDIRLFYSNDLRFLSQF; encoded by the coding sequence ATGCTCCAGAAATTAACGGAAATCAACTCCAGCGCAATCGATGAGCTGAGGAGCCTTTCCGACCTTAAGGGGCTTGAGGCTTGGCGAGTCCGCTACCTGGGTAAAAAGAGCGAGCTTACCCAGCTCCTGCGAGGGGTAGCATCGCTATCCATGGATAAGAGGAAAGTGATAGGCGCCTCCGCCAATGAGCTCAGAGCTACCCTCGAGAGGCACTATAGCGAAAAAAAGGATGCGATAAAAGAGCGAGCCTTCCAAGATGTCGAGATGGCGGCAAAAGGTAAAAAGGATGTGAGCCTACCCGGCCGCCCCATCCCCCTCGGTCGCCTACATCCCACCACTCAGATGGTTCGGCAGATATGCGACATCTTTACCTCTCTGGGCTTTCAGGTAGTAGAGGGACCGGAGGTGGAGTGGGACTACTACAACTTCGAGGCGTTAAATATCCCCCCAGACCACCCCGCCCACGACATGTTCGCCACCTTCTGGATTGATACCGAGCCTGACCAGCGCCCCATGCTCCTGCGTACCCACACATCCCCCATGCAGATAAGGGTTATGGAGCAAATGCGTCCCCCCGTGAGGGTTGTTGTACCTGGAAAGGTCTACCGCTATGAGGCAACGGATGCCACCCATGAATCCATGTTCTATCAGATCGAGGGACTCGCCGTAGATGAGAACATCACCTTCTCCGACCTCAAAGGGACCCTTTATGAATTCGCCAAGCGCCTCTTCGGCGAGGAACGTCGTGTTAGATTTCGCTGCGATTACTTTCCATTCGTCGAGCCCGGTGTAGAGATGGCAATTGACTGCATGGCATGTGGAGGATCAGGGTGTCGTCTCTGCTCGGGCACCGGTTGGATTGAGATATTGGGCGCCGGCATGGTGCACCCCGATGTGCTGAGGCGCGTTCACTATGACCCGGAGGTCTATACCGGTTTTGCCTTTGGCCTGGGACTGGAGCGTATCCCCATGCTGCGCTACGGCATCGATGATATTCGCCTTTTTTACTCCAACGACCTGCGATTTCTAAGTCAGTTTTAG
- the rplT gene encoding 50S ribosomal protein L20: MTRVKSNVAAHRRHKKVLRLTKGQRGARHSRYRIAHEAMLHSLSYSYRHRRERKGDFRRLWIIRINAATSKEGLSYSRFIDGLKKAGVEIDRKILADMAVRDPTTFSQLVAVAEKQT, translated from the coding sequence TTGACCAGGGTAAAAAGTAATGTCGCCGCCCACCGTCGTCATAAGAAAGTGCTGAGGCTAACCAAGGGACAGCGCGGTGCAAGACACTCCCGCTACCGCATCGCCCACGAAGCGATGCTGCACTCTCTTAGCTACTCCTACCGTCATCGCCGCGAGCGAAAGGGTGATTTCAGGAGGCTGTGGATCATCCGCATCAATGCCGCCACCAGTAAGGAGGGGCTCTCATATAGCAGGTTCATAGATGGCCTCAAGAAGGCTGGGGTTGAGATCGACCGCAAGATACTCGCCGACATGGCAGTGAGAGACCCCACCACCTTCTCCCAGCTTGTTGCAGTCGCGGAAAAGCAAACCTAG
- the rpmI gene encoding 50S ribosomal protein L35: MPKLKTHKSSKCRFHITGTGKIMRMKGGKSHLRRNKSRRAKMLYDQKLPLHPSFRARVKRLIPYS, translated from the coding sequence ATGCCGAAGTTAAAGACTCATAAATCGTCAAAATGCCGCTTCCATATAACCGGAACGGGCAAGATTATGCGCATGAAAGGTGGAAAGAGTCACCTCAGACGAAACAAGTCGCGACGCGCCAAGATGCTTTATGATCAGAAGCTCCCCCTCCATCCTTCATTCAGGGCACGTGTAAAGAGGCTCATTCCCTACTCTTAA